Genomic window (Streptomyces sp. SLBN-31):
GTCGAAGTAGCCGTTGCGGCTGCCGGCCACCTTCAGGCCGGGGAAGCGGTCGGCCACCCGCAGCAGCATCCGGTCCAGCACGTCCTGCCGTGCGCCCAGGAAGTACACGGAGATGCCCGCGGCCTCCGCCTCGCCCAGCAGCCGCAGGAACAGGTCGATCCCGGCGACCCGTTCGGGCAGCGGGGCGCGCAGCACCCGTCCGGCCCACACGACGGCCTGCCCGTCGGCGAGGACCAGGTCGCAGCCGGACACGGCCTCCGCGAGCTGCGGGTCGCGGCGCATGTTCACCAGCTTCGCGGCGTTGACCACGCCGATCTCCAGCTGTCTGCCGTCGCGTACCGCCTCCAGGCAGTGCGCCACGGTCTCGTCCATGGTCAGCGGGTCCAGCTCGACCCCGAACAGCGTGCGGCGCCCGGTCATATCCGGCCCGCCTGCCAGGCGTGGAGCATCCAGCCGAACTCGTAGGGCCGGCACTCGCGGTCCACGGCCAGGGGACGGTAGACCCGGTCCAGTGACGTCAGCCGCAGAGCCGGAACGAGCCGGGTGGACAGGCCTCGGGCGGCCCGCACGGCCTTCTTCGGATCGCCTCGGTACACCTTGCGCCAGGTGGCCCCGAGGTCGTCCAGGATCATCGGCTCCCGGTGCTGGGAGCCGGTCAGTTCGGGTACGTCCGTCATCCAGCGCAGGCCCTTGCGGATCGCCGCGCCGAAGTCGGTGCCGCCGGCGTCGGCCAGGTCGAACAGGGCGGTCGGCGCCATCGCGTGCTGGTGGACGCTGTAGACGGGGTAGCCCTCGATCACCGCGCCGGTGCGGGCGTCGTAGTGCCACCACCACTGCCCGCCGTCGCCCTGCAGTTCGCAGATGCGCGCCGCGCACGCCTCCGCGGCGGCCAGTGCCTCGGGATCGCCGTCCCCGTCACCGCTGGCGTGCGCGCGGGCCAGGGCCTGCAGCGGGTACGTCTGGTCGGCGAAGCAGGCGACGTGCGCCCGGTACCAGGGCACCAGGCCGGGCGCGGTGGCGTGCGGGAACAGCGGGCCGGCACCGATCCGGGAGCGGAGCAGACGGTCCCGAGCTGCGGTGAAACGTCTCTCCACATCGACCGTGTCGCGGGCCGCCGCGAGCGCGGACAGTACCCAGGCCGCCTCCACGGTGTACTGCGGGCGCCCCTCCACATCCAGCTCCTCGACGCGCGCGAGGGCGTCGGAGAGTTTGGGGTGCCCGGTCTCGGCGGCGGCCCAGGCGATGAGCGCCGCGTCACCGAGGTTGGTCACCGCGGGCAGCGACTCGATGAGCAGACCCGCGAACTCCTCGGCGGTGCGTCCGCCGAGCACCGCGCGCTGGCGGTCCTCCGGCAGGAACCGGGCCCCGAGCACGGTGATGGCCGCGTAGCGGGTGCTGGTACCGCGCCGCTCCAGGGTCCAGGAGCCGTCGGGGGCCTTGAGCCCGGCCATGGTGAAGACGAAGGCCTCCCCGCCGGGAAGCAGCATCGAGGGAAGCCCCGACTCGGCCACGGCGAGCAGGCGTTGGGCGAGCGCGAGCAGCGGCGGGTCCTCGTCACCGAGTGCCGCGAGACGTGAACTGGTCATCGGTTGGACACACCAACCCCCCTGTTTTGGCGCAGACTTGAGAGCGTCGCGGCGCGCACGGCCGGACGGTGCGAGACAAGACGGACGTCAGGCGACGGAGCGGATTCCGCTCCTCGCTTCAGACACAGGTGTCCTCACCCGGTAACCCCCCCTGGGCACTGGTTCGTGTGCTCATTGTGCTGTGTCTGCACAGTTCGCACACATGTTATGCCGGTGAATGTTCGAAGATTTGCGATTTGGCGGAAAGACGCGTCATGCGCGCTCGACGAGTCCGCCGTCCTTCTCGTCGTGCAACGCGCCCGTCTCCGGGCACTCCCACACGCCCGGCTCGCCCTCCCGCTCGACCAGACGTACACCGGCCCGCCCCACCCAGCCGATGCGGCGCGCCGGAACACCGGCCACCAGCGCGAAGTCCGGCACGTCCCGGGTCACCACCGCGCCCGCCGCGACCAGCGCCCACCGCCCCACGCGCACCGGCGCCACGCACACCGAACGCGCGCCCAGCGACGCCCCCTCGTCCACCGTCACGGCCACGGCCTCCCAGTCGTCCCCGCGCTTGAGCTTCCCGCCCGGGTCCACCGACCGGGGGAAGTAGTCATTGGTGAGGACGGCGGCGGGGCCCACGAAGACCCCGTCGGCGAGCACCGCGGGTTCGTAGACCAGCGCGTAGTTCTGGAGTTTGACGTTGTCACCGATGCGCACGCCGGGACCGACGTAGGCCCCCCGGCCCACGATGCACCCGCTGCCCAGCCGGGCGTCCTCCCGGATCTGGGCCAGGTCCCAGACCGTCGTGCCGTCACCGATCGTGGCCTTCTCGTCGACCTGGGCGGTCGGCTGCTTCCTGAAGCTCACCGGGCTGGACCTCTCTCGTCGTCGAACACGGCCGCGGACGCCGGCTCCGGTGCCGCACGGTTCTTCAGCGGCTCCCACCAGGCACGGTTGTCGCGGTACCAGGTGACCGTCTCCGCCAGTCCGGCGGCGAAGTCCTTACGGGGCTCGTAGCCCAGCTCGGTACGGATCTTGCGGCAGTCCACCGAGTAGCGGCGGTCGTGGCCCCTGCGGTCGGCGACGTACTCGACGCTGTCGTCCCAGCCCGCCCCGCAGGCCTCCAGCAGGAGTGCGGTCAGCTCCCTGTTGGACAACTCCGTGCCCCCGCCGATGTTGTAGACCTCCCCGGGACGTCCGCCGGTGCGCACCAGCTCGATGCCCTGGACGTGGTCGTCGATGTGCAGCCAGTCCCGGACGTTGCCGCCGTCACCGTAGAGCGGGACCCTGCGGCCGTCCAGCAGGTTGGTGACGAACAGCGGGACGATCTTCTCGGGGTACTGGTGGTGACCGTAGTTGTTGGAGCAGCGGGTCACCCGTACGTCGAGGCCGTGGGTGCGGTGGTGGGCGAGGGCGATCAGGTCGGAGGAGGCCTTGGACGCGGCATAGGGGGAGTTGGGGCGCAGCGGGTCCGTCTCCGGCCAGGAGCCGACGTCGATGGAGCCGTACACCTCGTCGGTGGAGACGTGCACGAAGGCGGGGGGCCTGCGCTGTCGCAGGGCCGCGTCCAGCAGGGTCTGGGTGCCCAGCACGTTGGTCCGGACGAACTCGCCGGCGCCCAGGATGGAGCGGTCGACGTGCGACTCGGCGGCGAAGTGGACGACCTCGTCGTGTTCGGCGAGGAGTTCGCACACGAGTCCGGCGTCGCAGACGTCGCCCTTGACGAAGGCGAACCGCGGGTCGTCGCGCACCTCGTCGAGGTTGGCCGGGTTGCCCGCGTAGGTGAGCGCGTCCAGCACCGTGACCGCCACGTCGCCCGGTCCGGTGGGGCCGAGCAGCGTGCGGACGTAGTGCGAGCCGATGAAACCGGCGCCGCCGGTCACCAGGATCCTGGTCGTCATGAGGAGATCTGCACCTTGCTGTGGTCGCCGAGGACGAGACGGTGGGCGGCGGGCTTGCGGGGCGCGGGAGTGACCTCGACGTCACGGCCGATGAGGGAGGCCTCCACCCTTCGGACGCCGCGCATCGAGGAGCCGCGCAGCACGATCGAGTACTCGATCTCGCTGTCCTCGATCCGGCAGTCGTCGGCGATCGATGTGAAGGGGCCCACGTAGGAGTCGGCGATCACGGTGTTCGCGCCGATGACCACCGGGCCCACGATCCGGCTGCCGGTCACCTGCGCCCCGGCCTCGATGCGCACCCGGCCGATGAGTTCGCTGCCGTCGTCGGCCGTGCCGTCGATCCGGCGCTCCAGGGTCTCCAGCACCGAGCGGTTGACCTCCAGCATGTCGGTGACGTTCCCGGTGTCCTTCCAGTACCCGGAGATCGTCGTGGAGCGCACGTCGCGCCCGGCGTCGATCATCCACTGGAGGGCGTCGGTGATCTCCAACTCGCCACGCCCGGAGGGCTTGATCGCCCGCACGGCCTCGTGGACGGCCGGGGTGAACAGGTAGACGCCCACCAGCGCCAGGTCGCTCTTCGGCTGCCGTGGCTTCTCCTCCAGGCCCACCACCCGTCCGGAGGCGTCGAGTTGGGCCACCCCGAACGCGGTCGGGTTCGCCACCCGAGTCAACAGGATCCGCGCGTCCGGCCGTTCGGCGCGGAAGGCGTCCACCAGGGCCGTGATGCCGCCGACGACGAAGTTGTCGCCGAGGTACATCACGAAGTCGTCCTCGCCCAGGAACTCCCGGGCGATCAGCACCGCGTGGGCCAGCCCCAGCGGCGCGGACTGCGCGATGTAGGTGACGTCGAGGCCGAACGCGCTCCCGTCGCCGACCGCCTCCCGGATCTCCTCGGCCGTCTCCCCGACGACGATCCCGACCTCGGTGATGCCTGCCTGTGCGATCGCCTCCAGTCCGTAGAACAGCACCGGCTTGTTCGCGACCGGTACGAGCTGTTTCGCCGACGTGTGGGTGATGGGGCGCAAGCGGGTGCCCGAGCCACCTGACAGCAGGAGTGCCTTCACGAGATCACCATACTTACGCCACACTTGTAGAGGAAAGGATTCCGCACAGGTGTGGCGGGTGCCGGCGGTCCGGCTCGCGCGCCGGTCCGGTCGGTGACGGCCGTTCGCGGGTCAGGCCACGCGGACGCCGATGATGCAGGTGTCGTCGTCCGTGTCGGACCTGCTGTGGGTGAGCAGCCGGTCCAGCTGCTGGTCCAGCGAGGGCGGAACCGCGCGCGCCGCCGTCAGCAACTGCGCGAGGGACTCCTCCACGGACCGGTCACGCCGCTCGATCAGTCCGTCGGTGTACATCAACAGCGTGTCGTCGACGGCGAGTTGTACCTCGTGCTCCTCGTAACCGGCCTCCGGTACGGCGCCCAGCAGCAGCCCCTTGACCAGCGGCAGTGCCGTCGCCTCCGTGCCGCGCACCAGAACCGGCGGCAGATGGCCGGCGCGGGCCCAGCGCAGGGTGCGCTGCTTGGGGTCGTACAGGGCGCAGACGGCGGTGGCCGTGACGGCGCCGGTCAGATGGTGGGCCACCATGTTCAGCCAGGCCAGTACCTGGCCCGGCCCGGCGCCGGTGACGGCGAGCCCGCGCATCGCGTTGCGCAGCACGACCATGCTGGTGGCCGCCTCTATGCCGTGCCCCGCGACGTCGCCCACGCACAGCAGCACCAGCCCGGACGGCAGCACGACCGCGTCGTACCAGTCGCCGCCGACCAGGTGCTGGGTCTCCGCGGGCCGGTAGCGCACCGCCACCCGCAGCCCCGGCGCCTCCAGTGGAGCCTGCGCCGGCGGCATGATGGCGTGCTGCAGCTGCAGTGCGAGCCGGTTGCGCTCGCTGGCCTGCTGCTCGGTGTGCGCGAGCTGGTCCCGGGTGGCGGCCAGTGCGACCTCGGTCCAGTGGTGCGCGGAGATGTCCTGGTACGCGCCGCGCACGACGTACAACTGGCCGTCGGAGTCGAGGACCGGCTCCGCGACCACCCGGATGTGGCGGGTGACCCCGTCGGGGCGCTGCAGCCGGAAGGCGGCGGACGCGGGCCTGCGGTGGTGCAGCAGGGCCCGCAGGAACCGGCCGATGGCCACGGCGTCGTCGGGGTGCGCGTGCGCGGGCAGCTCCTCCAGCGGCACCGGAGAGCTGGAGGCCGACCTGCCATAGAGGTGGTACAGCTGGCCGTTCCAGGTGATCTCGCCAGTGAGCAGGTTCTCCTCGAAACCACCGATGCGGCCCAGGCGTTGGGCGTGCTGGAGCAGGTTGGCCAGCCTGGCCGTCTCGTCCTCGATGCGCCAGATCAGCAGGACGCTGCCGCCGTGCCGGCTGATGTTGATGTCGGCGACCGCCGTCAGGTGCACGTCGTCCACCAGCGCGGTCAGCCGCATGCGGTGGGCGCGGTAGGGCTCACCGGTGGCGTAGACCCGCTCGATCCGCTCGAACAGTTCGCTCTGCCCCGCGGCCAGGGGATAGGTCTCCAGCAGCAGTGCGCCGTTGATGACGCCGCGCGGCCGGCCGGCGGGGTCCAGGAAGCGGCCGTTGACGTGCTGGATGAGGAAGTCGACCAGCCGTCCCTCGGCGTTCAGGTGCGGCGTCAGCACCAGCGCCGGGTCGTGCAGTCCGTCGGCGAGGTCCATCAGTTCGGCGACGTCCGGCAGGACGCGCGGGCCTGTGCCCTCCGCCGGGTCCTGTGGCGCCGAGGTCTCCAGCGTGTGCGCGCACAGCTCCGCGAGTGCCTCGATCTGCCGGACGATCGGCGGCGACAGCGGGTCCAGCGGTGCCGGCCAGGCGATCTCCAGCACCCCGTGGATCCGCCCGCCGGTCCCGGCCGGTACGGCCACCCGGCCGCCCTCGGGGCGGTGGTGCTGGCCGATGGAGGGCAGCCCGGTCTCGGCCAGGCTGTGGATCCACTGGCCCCCGTCCTCGGTGAGCCCCCGGCGCGCCACCGTCGTCACGCCCGGCGGCACGTGCCGCCACCGCCCGGCCTCGGCGGTGGAGAACCCGGCACTGCCCGCGAGGCTCAGCGAGCCGTCGGCCCCCAGCCCCCAGATGGCCACCGCCTCCGCGCCGAGCGGGGTCAGGGCGTGCTCCAGCAGGGAGTCGGCGACGGCCTGGGTGTCGTCCGCGGCCAGCGCCCCGCTCTCCGCGGTCCGCAGCCGTACGGCGGAGGAGGTGCCGTCGGGCGCCGCGGCCGCGTCGGACCGGGCCGCGGTGGCGGCGAGGAAGGCGCTGGTGACCTCCGAGACCCGGTCGCGCGAGGCCTGGTTGATGACCTCGACGGCGAACTCCAGCGGGGTCACGCCCGCCTGCGCGGTCAGTTCGGCGAGCTGCCGCGCCGCCTGCGCCGGACCACAGCCCAGCCGCTCGACCAGGATGCCCTTGGCCAGTTCGATCAGGGCGCGCCCGTCCGCCTCGGCCTGCGCCGCCCGCACCTCGCGGCGCAGCCGGTCCACGGTCGCCGCGAGCCGCCCCACGGGGGACGTCTGCTCGGGACCGTCGGTGCCGGCGCTCTCCGCCACGGACATGCCGAGGTCGTCGGGCGACTCGGCGCGCTCGGCGGCGGGTGATTCGTGCGGCTGACGGAGATCACTCACGGTGGGCCTGTTCTGCGGCGGGGACGCCGGGGGACGTCACGCGGTCGGCTGGGGGACTCGGCGGTGGCGACACCCGGTCACGAGGGCAGCCAGTGCCGGACGCGGGCGATCAGGTCGCCGGTGTCGACCGGCTTGGTGATGTAGTCGTTCGCGCCCGAAGCGAGACTCTTCTCCTGGTCGCCCGGCATCGCCTTCGCGGTGACGGCGATGATCGGCAGCTCCGCGTACTGCGGCATCGAGCGGATCTCCGCGGTCGCGGCGTAGCCGTCCATCTCCGGCATCATCACGTCCATCAGCACCAGCGAGATGTCCGGGTGCGCGAGCAGCATCTCGATGCCCTTGCGGCCGTTGTCCGCGTGCAGGACCTCGAAGCCGTGCAGCTCCAGCACCCCGCTGAGGGCGAACAGGTTGCGCGCGTCGTCGTCGACGACCAGGACCGTCCGGCCGCTGAACGAGTCGTCCACCACCTGCGCCGGGGCGTGCTGCGACTCCTCGGCGCGCACCAGCGACAGCACGTCGCCCGGCTGCTCGGCGGACAGG
Coding sequences:
- a CDS encoding acyltransferase: MSFRKQPTAQVDEKATIGDGTTVWDLAQIREDARLGSGCIVGRGAYVGPGVRIGDNVKLQNYALVYEPAVLADGVFVGPAAVLTNDYFPRSVDPGGKLKRGDDWEAVAVTVDEGASLGARSVCVAPVRVGRWALVAAGAVVTRDVPDFALVAGVPARRIGWVGRAGVRLVEREGEPGVWECPETGALHDEKDGGLVERA
- a CDS encoding WecB/TagA/CpsF family glycosyltransferase codes for the protein MTGRRTLFGVELDPLTMDETVAHCLEAVRDGRQLEIGVVNAAKLVNMRRDPQLAEAVSGCDLVLADGQAVVWAGRVLRAPLPERVAGIDLFLRLLGEAEAAGISVYFLGARQDVLDRMLLRVADRFPGLKVAGSRNGYFDDSEQETIADGIARSGAQMLFLGMTSPKKEIFTAAHGARTGARVVHGVGGSFDILAGVTKRAPATWQRWGLEWLYRVLQEPRRLGRRYLTTNVSFLLMTARELIRLTPSTAPANRSH
- a CDS encoding SpoIIE family protein phosphatase produces the protein MSVAESAGTDGPEQTSPVGRLAATVDRLRREVRAAQAEADGRALIELAKGILVERLGCGPAQAARQLAELTAQAGVTPLEFAVEVINQASRDRVSEVTSAFLAATAARSDAAAAPDGTSSAVRLRTAESGALAADDTQAVADSLLEHALTPLGAEAVAIWGLGADGSLSLAGSAGFSTAEAGRWRHVPPGVTTVARRGLTEDGGQWIHSLAETGLPSIGQHHRPEGGRVAVPAGTGGRIHGVLEIAWPAPLDPLSPPIVRQIEALAELCAHTLETSAPQDPAEGTGPRVLPDVAELMDLADGLHDPALVLTPHLNAEGRLVDFLIQHVNGRFLDPAGRPRGVINGALLLETYPLAAGQSELFERIERVYATGEPYRAHRMRLTALVDDVHLTAVADINISRHGGSVLLIWRIEDETARLANLLQHAQRLGRIGGFEENLLTGEITWNGQLYHLYGRSASSSPVPLEELPAHAHPDDAVAIGRFLRALLHHRRPASAAFRLQRPDGVTRHIRVVAEPVLDSDGQLYVVRGAYQDISAHHWTEVALAATRDQLAHTEQQASERNRLALQLQHAIMPPAQAPLEAPGLRVAVRYRPAETQHLVGGDWYDAVVLPSGLVLLCVGDVAGHGIEAATSMVVLRNAMRGLAVTGAGPGQVLAWLNMVAHHLTGAVTATAVCALYDPKQRTLRWARAGHLPPVLVRGTEATALPLVKGLLLGAVPEAGYEEHEVQLAVDDTLLMYTDGLIERRDRSVEESLAQLLTAARAVPPSLDQQLDRLLTHSRSDTDDDTCIIGVRVA
- a CDS encoding glucose-1-phosphate thymidylyltransferase; protein product: MKALLLSGGSGTRLRPITHTSAKQLVPVANKPVLFYGLEAIAQAGITEVGIVVGETAEEIREAVGDGSAFGLDVTYIAQSAPLGLAHAVLIAREFLGEDDFVMYLGDNFVVGGITALVDAFRAERPDARILLTRVANPTAFGVAQLDASGRVVGLEEKPRQPKSDLALVGVYLFTPAVHEAVRAIKPSGRGELEITDALQWMIDAGRDVRSTTISGYWKDTGNVTDMLEVNRSVLETLERRIDGTADDGSELIGRVRIEAGAQVTGSRIVGPVVIGANTVIADSYVGPFTSIADDCRIEDSEIEYSIVLRGSSMRGVRRVEASLIGRDVEVTPAPRKPAAHRLVLGDHSKVQISS
- the rfbB gene encoding dTDP-glucose 4,6-dehydratase, with the protein product MTTRILVTGGAGFIGSHYVRTLLGPTGPGDVAVTVLDALTYAGNPANLDEVRDDPRFAFVKGDVCDAGLVCELLAEHDEVVHFAAESHVDRSILGAGEFVRTNVLGTQTLLDAALRQRRPPAFVHVSTDEVYGSIDVGSWPETDPLRPNSPYAASKASSDLIALAHHRTHGLDVRVTRCSNNYGHHQYPEKIVPLFVTNLLDGRRVPLYGDGGNVRDWLHIDDHVQGIELVRTGGRPGEVYNIGGGTELSNRELTALLLEACGAGWDDSVEYVADRRGHDRRYSVDCRKIRTELGYEPRKDFAAGLAETVTWYRDNRAWWEPLKNRAAPEPASAAVFDDERGPAR